The following are encoded in a window of Kitasatospora fiedleri genomic DNA:
- a CDS encoding alpha-amylase family glycosyl hydrolase has product MIYQVYVRSFQDSDGDGIGDLPGVRARLPYLKRLGVDGVWLNPFYPSPQHDHGYDVADYKGVDPMFGTLEDFDLLVEDCRKLGLRLVLDTVPNHCSAEHPWFLEALAAAPGSVSRARFHFADGRGPDGGLPPNNWRAMFGGPAWSRITEPDGTPASGTCTCSPRSSRT; this is encoded by the coding sequence GTGATCTACCAGGTGTACGTGCGCAGCTTCCAGGACTCCGACGGCGACGGCATCGGCGACCTGCCGGGCGTGCGGGCCCGGCTGCCGTACCTGAAGCGGCTGGGCGTGGACGGGGTGTGGCTGAACCCGTTCTACCCGTCGCCGCAGCACGACCACGGCTACGACGTGGCCGACTACAAGGGCGTCGACCCGATGTTCGGCACCCTGGAGGACTTCGACCTGCTGGTCGAGGACTGCCGGAAGCTGGGCCTGCGCCTGGTGCTGGACACCGTGCCCAACCACTGCTCGGCCGAGCACCCGTGGTTCCTGGAGGCGCTGGCCGCCGCCCCGGGCTCCGTGTCCCGGGCCCGGTTCCACTTCGCGGACGGCCGCGGCCCGGACGGCGGGCTGCCGCCGAACAACTGGCGGGCGATGTTCGGCGGCCCCGCCTGGTCCCGGATCACCGAGCCGGACGGCACCCCGGCCAGTGGTACCTGCACATGTTCACCCCGGAGCAGCCGGACCTGA
- a CDS encoding alpha-amylase family glycosyl hydrolase produces MFTPEQPDLNWRNPEVPVEFEKVLRFWLDRGVDGFRIDVAAGLFKHPELPDSPDPEADERTRDSVNPLAWNQPEVHEVWRSWRAICEEYTALDGRQRLLVGEASVPTPAEQAMYVRGGRAAPGVLLPPAARAVGRRALPPGDRRGGAGHHRDRVDRHLGAQQPRPGPHHDAASAAPSGPGPPRC; encoded by the coding sequence ATGTTCACCCCGGAGCAGCCGGACCTGAACTGGCGCAACCCGGAGGTGCCCGTCGAGTTCGAGAAGGTGCTGCGGTTCTGGCTGGACCGGGGCGTGGACGGCTTCCGGATCGACGTGGCGGCGGGCCTGTTCAAGCACCCGGAGCTGCCGGACTCCCCGGACCCGGAGGCGGACGAGCGCACCCGCGACTCGGTCAACCCGCTGGCCTGGAACCAGCCGGAGGTGCACGAGGTGTGGCGCTCCTGGCGAGCGATCTGCGAGGAGTACACGGCGCTGGACGGGCGGCAGCGGCTGCTGGTCGGCGAGGCGTCCGTGCCGACCCCGGCCGAGCAGGCCATGTACGTGCGCGGGGGACGAGCTGCACCAGGCGTTCTTCTTCCACCTGCTGCACGCGCCGTGGGACGCCGAGCACTTCCACCAGGTGATCGACGCGGCGGTGCGGGACATCACCGCGACCGGGTCGACCGTCACCTGGGTGCTCAACAACCACGACCAGGTCCGCACCACGACGCCGCTTCGGCAGCTCCGAGCGGGCCCGGGCCGCCGCGCTGCTGA
- a CDS encoding ABC transporter permease, which translates to MSALALAGAVRGRGPALRLLRRYGVYAALAVLFLAAVVLDSGFLSAGNVRIQLFQVAPTLLVALGMALVIGTEGIDLSVGAVIALAAAVVPLYIGWGLPVAVVTAVALGAVSGLAGGAMVAFTRVQPIVATLALMIGVRGVASLVNGASAKPVTDPALLRLGSEAFAGVPWTAWLAAGCVALTAVLVHRTTFGRQLVAVGDNRRAARLAGLPVRRVLLTVYLLSGCWRRWRGADHRPRRGGRPGQPGPQHRTGRDHRGGGRADAAGRRSVRVLGTVAGALFMQLITAVLTQHDVHSSITKIVEAAVICLAVYASQERGTR; encoded by the coding sequence ATGAGCGCCCTGGCCCTGGCCGGTGCGGTGCGCGGGCGCGGTCCCGCGCTGCGGCTGCTGCGGCGTTACGGCGTGTACGCGGCGCTGGCGGTGCTGTTCCTGGCGGCGGTGGTGCTGGACAGCGGCTTCCTGTCGGCCGGGAACGTGCGCATCCAGCTGTTCCAGGTCGCCCCGACGCTGCTGGTGGCGCTGGGGATGGCGCTGGTGATCGGCACCGAGGGCATCGACCTGTCGGTGGGCGCGGTGATCGCGCTGGCCGCGGCGGTGGTGCCGCTGTACATCGGCTGGGGGCTGCCGGTGGCGGTGGTGACGGCGGTGGCGCTGGGCGCGGTGAGCGGGCTGGCGGGCGGCGCGATGGTGGCGTTCACCCGGGTGCAGCCGATCGTCGCGACGCTGGCCCTGATGATCGGGGTGCGGGGCGTGGCCTCGCTGGTCAACGGGGCGTCGGCGAAGCCGGTGACGGACCCGGCGCTGCTGCGGCTGGGCTCGGAGGCGTTCGCGGGCGTGCCGTGGACGGCCTGGCTGGCGGCGGGGTGCGTGGCGCTGACCGCCGTGCTGGTGCACCGGACCACGTTCGGGCGGCAGTTGGTCGCGGTCGGCGACAACCGGCGGGCGGCCCGGCTGGCCGGGCTGCCGGTGCGGCGGGTGCTGCTGACGGTGTACCTGCTGTCGGGGTGCTGGCGGCGGTGGCGGGGTGCTGATCATCGGCCACGGCGCGGAGGCCGACCCGGCCAACCAGGGCCGCAACATCGAACTGGACGCGATCACCGCGGTGGTGGTCGCGCGGACGCCGCTGGCCGGCGCAGCGTGCGGGTGCTCGGCACCGTCGCGGGGGCGCTGTTCATGCAGCTGATCACCGCGGTGCTGACCCAGCACGACGTGCACAGCTCGATCACCAAGATCGTCGAAGCGGCCGTCATCTGCCTGGCCGTGTACGCCTCCCAGGAGCGTGGTACCCGATGA
- a CDS encoding ABC transporter substrate-binding protein translates to MNPTLRAKSAVAALLVAGLCASASACTNQGSGQGSGTSAAAGANSAAAQQVVSPSASASGPGCTADTYGAPKLDLADGKTVVGFSQSESTSNPFRAAETASIEAEAKKLGVKLIERNANADVNAQNAQIQDMIAQGAQVLIVAPENSDGLGPALAAAKAKKIPVLTIDRTVTGGACSDFVAFIGSDFYGQAQIAADDLAGATGGQAHVAILQGTPGNNVSADRTKGFTDQLAAKYPNMQVVASQTANFDQTEGQKVMEQLLQAHPDINAVYAENDGMALGAIQAMRSAGKTPGKDIRIVSIDGIRQAVQGVVDGQLVADIETNPRFGPLAFQSLKDFYGTAGVQPKVIIKDGHFTKDSAQQALAQGLVY, encoded by the coding sequence ATGAACCCCACCCTGCGCGCCAAGTCCGCCGTCGCCGCACTGCTCGTCGCGGGGCTGTGCGCGTCCGCGTCCGCCTGCACCAACCAGGGCTCCGGCCAGGGCTCCGGGACGAGTGCCGCGGCGGGCGCGAACAGCGCCGCCGCCCAGCAGGTGGTCTCGCCGTCGGCGAGCGCGAGCGGCCCCGGCTGCACGGCCGACACCTACGGCGCGCCGAAGCTGGACCTGGCCGACGGGAAGACCGTGGTCGGGTTCTCGCAGTCGGAGTCGACCAGCAACCCGTTCCGGGCGGCGGAGACCGCCAGCATCGAGGCGGAGGCGAAGAAGCTCGGCGTGAAGCTGATCGAGCGCAACGCGAACGCCGACGTCAACGCCCAGAACGCGCAGATCCAGGACATGATCGCGCAGGGCGCGCAGGTGCTGATCGTGGCGCCGGAGAACTCCGACGGCCTCGGCCCGGCGCTGGCCGCGGCCAAGGCGAAGAAGATCCCGGTGCTGACCATCGACCGCACGGTGACCGGCGGCGCGTGCAGCGACTTCGTCGCCTTCATCGGCTCGGACTTCTACGGGCAGGCGCAGATCGCCGCGGACGACCTGGCGGGCGCGACCGGCGGGCAGGCGCACGTGGCGATCCTCCAGGGCACGCCCGGCAACAACGTGTCGGCGGACCGGACCAAGGGCTTCACCGACCAGCTCGCGGCCAAGTACCCGAACATGCAGGTGGTGGCCTCGCAGACGGCGAACTTCGACCAGACCGAGGGCCAGAAGGTGATGGAGCAGCTGCTCCAGGCGCACCCGGACATCAACGCCGTGTACGCGGAGAACGACGGCATGGCGCTGGGCGCGATCCAGGCGATGCGCTCGGCCGGGAAGACCCCCGGCAAGGACATCCGGATCGTGTCGATCGACGGCATCCGGCAGGCCGTGCAGGGCGTGGTGGACGGGCAGTTGGTCGCGGACATCGAGACCAACCCGCGGTTCGGCCCGCTGGCCTTCCAGTCCCTGAAGGACTTCTACGGGACGGCCGGCGTCCAGCCCAAGGTGATCATCAAGGACGGCCACTTCACCAAGGACAGCGCCCAGCAGGCGCTCGCCCAGGGCCTCGTGTACTGA
- a CDS encoding PadR family transcriptional regulator translates to MRLPLLALLAAGPAHGYQLRRALESTFGPAYPRTNDGQVYVTLGRLEKAGLIEGQDVAQDGRPAKRVFALTEDGRRVLADWFARPSDGGKVREEFFLKLVLAPRTRLADPRALIDLQRSHCLAAIRGLHATADRSPDHEVSRLLIEGEVLHLQAELDWLERCQQEFT, encoded by the coding sequence GTGCGGCTTCCGCTCCTCGCGCTGCTTGCCGCCGGCCCGGCGCACGGTTACCAGCTCCGGCGTGCCCTGGAGTCCACGTTCGGCCCGGCCTACCCGCGCACCAACGACGGGCAGGTCTACGTCACGCTCGGCCGACTGGAGAAGGCCGGCCTGATCGAGGGGCAGGACGTCGCCCAGGACGGCCGCCCGGCCAAGCGGGTCTTCGCGCTCACCGAGGACGGCCGCCGGGTGCTCGCCGACTGGTTCGCCCGCCCGTCGGACGGCGGCAAGGTCCGCGAGGAGTTCTTCCTCAAGCTGGTCCTCGCCCCCCGCACCCGCCTCGCCGACCCGCGCGCCCTGATCGACCTCCAGCGCTCCCACTGCCTGGCCGCCATCCGCGGCCTGCACGCCACCGCCGACCGGTCGCCCGACCACGAGGTCTCCCGGCTGCTGATCGAGGGCGAGGTCCTCCACCTCCAGGCCGAACTCGACTGGCTGGAGCGCTGCCAGCAGGAGTTCACCTGA
- a CDS encoding LacI family DNA-binding transcriptional regulator, whose translation MSVPNNGTGAAAPRLKDVAELAGVSVKTVSNVVNGTTPVAEATRERVQRAIDRLGYQPNLTARRLRTGRSGVIALAFPELPSPYFAELAVEVIAAARRVGITVLMDDTGGDPAAELRIASGLGGPMIDGVILSPLGLDRAALLARSREIPLVLLGEADFGPVADRVHIDNVAGAREATRHLIDEGYRRIAAIGWQDPAPRATAEQRLAGYQEALAGAGLTADQELRPPVRAYFRPDGASAMRRLLRLPRRPDAVFCFNDLLALGALRAAHEAGLRVPQDLAIVGFDDVEEAAYAIPSLTTVAPRQAADRANSPSAAWRSASSSATRPGPADHAGLPGVVRESSTWPADGPPADRPPPSRRPRRRAAPPPAHAGPPGGAARCGKRNSVVLRRTAPGRSTVSG comes from the coding sequence TTGTCCGTACCGAACAACGGAACCGGCGCCGCGGCGCCGCGCTTGAAGGACGTCGCCGAACTGGCCGGCGTCTCCGTCAAGACCGTCTCGAACGTGGTGAACGGGACCACCCCCGTCGCGGAGGCCACCCGGGAACGGGTGCAGCGGGCCATCGACCGGCTCGGCTACCAGCCCAACCTGACGGCCCGCCGGCTGCGCACCGGCCGCAGCGGGGTGATCGCGCTGGCCTTCCCCGAACTGCCCTCGCCGTACTTCGCCGAACTCGCCGTCGAGGTGATCGCGGCCGCCCGCCGGGTCGGCATCACCGTGCTGATGGACGACACCGGCGGCGACCCGGCGGCCGAGCTGCGGATCGCCTCGGGCCTGGGCGGACCGATGATCGACGGCGTCATCCTCAGCCCGCTCGGCCTGGACCGGGCCGCGCTGCTGGCCCGCTCCCGGGAGATCCCGCTGGTCCTGCTCGGCGAGGCCGACTTCGGCCCGGTCGCCGACCGGGTGCACATCGACAACGTGGCCGGCGCCCGGGAGGCGACCCGCCACCTGATCGACGAGGGCTACCGGCGGATCGCCGCGATCGGCTGGCAGGACCCCGCGCCCCGGGCCACCGCCGAACAGCGCCTGGCCGGCTACCAGGAGGCGCTGGCCGGCGCCGGCCTGACGGCCGACCAGGAGCTGCGGCCCCCGGTCCGGGCCTACTTCCGCCCCGACGGCGCCTCGGCGATGCGCCGCCTGCTGCGCCTGCCGCGGCGACCCGACGCGGTGTTCTGCTTCAACGACCTGCTCGCGCTCGGCGCGCTGCGGGCCGCCCACGAGGCCGGGCTGCGGGTGCCGCAGGACCTCGCGATCGTCGGCTTCGACGACGTCGAGGAGGCCGCGTACGCGATCCCCTCGCTGACCACCGTCGCGCCCCGACAAGCGGCTGATCGCGCGAACTCGCCGTCCGCTGCCTGGAGGAGCGCATCGAGCAGCGCTACACGGCCCGGGCCGGCGGATCACGCCGGGCTTCCGGGTGTGGTCCGGGAGAGCAGCACCTGGCCCGCTGACGGACCGCCCGCTGACCGGCCCCCGCCGAGCCGCCGCCCGCGACGCCGGGCCGCGCCGCCGCCCGCTCACGCCGGGCCTCCCGGCGGGGCGGCCAGGTGCGGGAAGCGGAACTCGGTGGTGCTGCGCCGCACCGCGCCGGGGCGCAGCACGGTGTCCGGGTAG
- a CDS encoding TetR/AcrR family transcriptional regulator, producing the protein MEAVLAAAVALLDEDGEQALTLRALAGRLGTGVGSIYWYVSGKDDLLDRAIDHVLGGVLTTVEQRPDTADPIADLRAMAVTLFDAVADRPWLGDRFLRNIGSEGNSLRLYELLGRQLLRLDLTPKQRFHALSAVIGVVVSNAADLGQEEPPEEVVEGAVGREEFLGRFADNWRALDPERYPFLHHIVDEFDGHDDREQFLAELDLTLAGLRLQAG; encoded by the coding sequence ATGGAGGCCGTCCTCGCCGCCGCCGTCGCCCTGCTGGACGAGGACGGCGAACAGGCCCTGACCCTGCGCGCCCTGGCAGGCCGGCTGGGCACCGGCGTCGGCAGCATCTACTGGTACGTCTCCGGCAAGGACGACCTGCTCGACCGCGCCATCGACCACGTCCTCGGCGGCGTCCTGACCACCGTCGAGCAGCGGCCCGACACGGCCGACCCGATCGCCGACCTGCGCGCCATGGCCGTCACGCTGTTCGACGCGGTGGCCGATCGGCCCTGGCTCGGCGACCGCTTCCTGCGCAACATCGGCAGCGAGGGCAACTCGCTGCGCCTGTACGAACTGCTCGGCCGGCAGCTGCTGCGCCTCGACCTCACCCCGAAGCAGCGCTTCCACGCCCTGTCGGCGGTCATCGGCGTCGTGGTCAGCAACGCCGCCGACCTGGGCCAGGAGGAACCGCCCGAGGAGGTCGTCGAGGGCGCCGTGGGCCGCGAGGAGTTCCTCGGCCGCTTCGCCGACAACTGGCGCGCCCTGGACCCGGAGCGCTACCCGTTCCTGCACCACATCGTGGACGAGTTCGACGGGCACGACGACCGCGAGCAGTTCCTCGCCGAACTCGACCTCACCCTCGCCGGACTCCGCCTCCAGGCCGGCTGA
- a CDS encoding lytic polysaccharide monooxygenase yields the protein MSWSRRLLAASAVGAGALVATRRRGQCRRARRHVRPAQPHRGLLRGRPRDPKSQVCKDLVADSGTQPLYDWNEVNIAGANGQSRQIIPDGHLCSANRDKYRALDWARTDWPATATTAGAKTFDFRVTAAHQGSMKLYITKAGYDPTKPLKWSDLDLAAPVAVYDTRAPRTTGTTTST from the coding sequence ATGTCCTGGTCCCGCCGCCTGCTCGCCGCTTCCGCGGTGGGCGCGGGCGCCCTGGTCGCCACCCGCCGCCGCGGGCAGTGCCGCCGCGCACGGCGCCATGTTCGGCCCGCCCAGCCGCATCGCGGCCTGCTACGCGGAAGGCCCCGAGACCCGAAGTCCCAGGTCTGCAAGGACCTCGTCGCGGACAGCGGCACCCAGCCGCTGTACGACTGGAACGAGGTCAACATCGCCGGCGCCAACGGCCAGAGCCGGCAGATCATCCCGGACGGCCACCTCTGTTCGGCCAACCGCGACAAGTACCGCGCCCTGGACTGGGCCCGCACCGACTGGCCGGCCACCGCCACGACGGCCGGCGCGAAGACCTTCGACTTCCGGGTCACCGCAGCGCACCAGGGCAGCATGAAGCTGTACATCACCAAGGCCGGCTACGACCCGACCAAGCCGCTGAAGTGGTCCGACCTGGACCTGGCCGCGCCGGTCGCGGTCTACGACACGCGCGCACCTCGGACAACGGGTACTACCACGTCAACGTGA
- a CDS encoding RICIN domain-containing protein, protein MQLWNCQSYAVDQHWFHAADTSLRTLGRCLDVNGNGTAAGSQVELWDCNGVGGQKWVQQADGSLLNPQSGRCLDVPSGNTANGTRLQLWDCNGSAAQKFALR, encoded by the coding sequence GTGCAGCTGTGGAACTGCCAGTCCTACGCGGTCGACCAGCACTGGTTCCACGCCGCGGACACCTCGCTGCGCACCCTGGGCCGCTGCCTGGACGTCAACGGCAACGGCACGGCGGCGGGCAGCCAGGTCGAGCTGTGGGACTGCAACGGGGTGGGCGGCCAGAAGTGGGTCCAGCAGGCGGACGGCTCGCTGCTGAACCCGCAGTCGGGCCGCTGCCTGGACGTCCCGAGCGGCAACACGGCCAACGGCACCCGCCTCCAGCTGTGGGACTGCAACGGGAGCGCGGCGCAGAAGTTCGCGCTGCGCTGA
- a CDS encoding MFS transporter yields the protein MTATAAAPAASRTYPSLRAAWIPLAALCLAFFVEMVDNTLLSIALPTIGRDLGGGTTALQWVTGAYSLTFGGLLLTAGSMADRLGRRRVLLVGLAAFGLLSLGVAAVTGTGQLIALRAGLGVAAAAMAPITNSLVFRLFDDAALRMRAMTVMIVVGMSGFVLGPLLGGTALAHVKWQWLLLVNAPIALLAAIGVRFGVPADRPEDLTKDRLDLPGAVLSVLTIGLACYALTSGVEHGWASAATLGTVLGALLAGAVFVRHERRTASPMLDLRLFSNGTVRGAAVAQIGTAIAMAAVMFGLILHFQYAYGWSPVRAGLANLPIIFTMLAATPLSEWFAKRFGHRIACLIGALCLSGSLAGLAWGVDHGYAAIAVCMVVMTIGLRTVMTICAIALVEAMPGNRTSMGTALNDTAQEVGSSVGTAVVGTLIAALVTTQLPTGTWDQPLVHSFFHGERITYAVLAVVVGLITAVGALTLTDSHSTDEHGAEPEPADESAGSAAEPADGSAGGSAAGQADAPAGEPVR from the coding sequence ATGACTGCCACCGCTGCCGCACCCGCGGCTTCCCGCACCTATCCGTCGCTGCGCGCGGCCTGGATTCCGCTGGCCGCGCTCTGCCTGGCCTTCTTCGTCGAGATGGTCGACAACACCCTGCTCTCGATCGCACTGCCGACCATCGGCCGGGACCTGGGCGGCGGCACCACCGCCCTCCAGTGGGTCACCGGCGCGTACTCGCTGACCTTCGGCGGCCTGCTGCTGACCGCCGGATCGATGGCCGACCGGCTCGGGCGGCGGCGGGTGCTGCTGGTCGGCCTCGCCGCGTTCGGCCTGCTCAGCCTGGGCGTCGCCGCCGTGACCGGCACGGGGCAGCTGATCGCCCTGCGGGCCGGGCTGGGCGTCGCCGCCGCGGCGATGGCGCCGATCACCAACTCGCTGGTGTTCCGGCTCTTCGACGACGCGGCGCTGCGGATGCGCGCGATGACCGTGATGATCGTCGTCGGCATGTCCGGCTTCGTCCTCGGCCCGCTCCTCGGCGGCACCGCGCTGGCCCACGTCAAGTGGCAGTGGCTGCTGCTCGTCAACGCCCCGATCGCGCTGCTCGCGGCGATCGGCGTGCGGTTCGGCGTCCCCGCGGACCGGCCGGAGGACCTCACCAAGGACCGGCTCGACCTGCCGGGCGCGGTGCTCAGCGTGCTCACCATCGGCCTCGCCTGCTACGCGCTGACCAGCGGCGTCGAGCACGGCTGGGCCTCCGCCGCCACCCTCGGGACGGTGCTCGGCGCCCTGCTGGCGGGCGCGGTGTTCGTCCGGCACGAGCGCCGCACCGCCTCGCCGATGCTGGACCTGCGGCTGTTCTCGAACGGCACCGTCCGGGGCGCGGCCGTGGCGCAGATCGGCACCGCCATCGCGATGGCCGCCGTGATGTTCGGGCTGATCCTGCACTTCCAGTACGCCTACGGCTGGAGCCCGGTGCGGGCCGGCCTGGCGAACCTGCCGATCATCTTTACCATGCTCGCCGCCACCCCGCTTTCGGAGTGGTTCGCCAAGCGGTTCGGCCACCGGATCGCCTGCCTGATCGGCGCGCTCTGCCTGTCGGGTTCGCTGGCCGGCCTGGCCTGGGGCGTGGACCACGGCTACGCCGCCATCGCGGTCTGCATGGTGGTGATGACGATCGGCCTGCGCACCGTCATGACGATCTGCGCGATCGCCCTGGTCGAGGCGATGCCGGGCAACCGCACCTCGATGGGCACCGCCCTGAACGACACCGCGCAGGAGGTCGGCAGCAGCGTCGGCACCGCCGTGGTCGGCACCCTGATCGCCGCCCTGGTCACCACCCAGCTGCCGACCGGCACCTGGGACCAGCCCCTGGTCCACTCGTTCTTCCACGGCGAGCGGATCACCTACGCGGTGCTCGCGGTGGTGGTCGGCCTGATCACCGCCGTCGGCGCCCTGACCCTGACCGACTCGCACAGCACGGACGAGCACGGGGCCGAGCCCGAGCCCGCCGACGAGTCCGCCGGGTCCGCCGCCGAGCCCGCTGACGGGTCCGCCGGAGGGTCCGCCGCCGGACAGGCGGACGCACCGGCCGGCGAGCCCGTGCGCTAG
- a CDS encoding protein-tyrosine phosphatase family protein gives MKTRRRGGVPDPGTPWDEIAPGLWMGGHHWVDPAGQWWPVVVGAEFDLVVSLFTAPDHGPAPGVPHRLVPVPDGPLDAGQLAAVQAAAREVAAAVRGGRTVLVRCRSGYNRSGLVVAQALVELGLDSAEAVRRVRARRSSWALHNALFVEYLSVGLDTARLLVSLGPS, from the coding sequence ATGAAGACCCGTCGGAGGGGCGGTGTACCGGATCCGGGGACACCGTGGGACGAGATCGCGCCCGGGCTGTGGATGGGCGGCCACCACTGGGTGGACCCGGCCGGGCAGTGGTGGCCGGTGGTGGTCGGCGCGGAGTTCGACCTGGTGGTCAGCCTGTTCACCGCCCCGGACCACGGCCCGGCCCCGGGAGTGCCGCACCGGCTCGTCCCGGTACCGGACGGGCCGCTGGACGCCGGGCAGTTGGCCGCCGTGCAGGCCGCCGCGCGGGAGGTGGCGGCGGCGGTGAGGGGCGGCCGGACGGTGCTGGTGCGGTGCCGTTCCGGGTACAACCGTTCCGGCCTGGTGGTGGCGCAGGCGCTGGTGGAGCTCGGCCTGGACAGCGCGGAGGCGGTGCGGCGGGTGCGGGCGCGGCGCTCGTCGTGGGCACTGCACAACGCGCTGTTCGTCGAGTACCTGTCGGTGGGGCTGGACACCGCCCGGCTGCTCGTCTCGCTGGGCCCGTCGTAA
- a CDS encoding ABC transporter permease: MSPTTASARTEPAARRRPTAETPAERLAGRIRRQGALTVLVLVVLGAAVFSPGFASTDNLGAILGNNAFGWLLALGLTFVILTGGIDLSVGSMYALGGVLAAWAAQHHGTWAAVLLPLAVGAAWGCVHGLLVARAGMAPFIVTLAGLLGARGLLQLITSEGTSTYLVPRGSAFRALGEGTWTPVLISAVLFGLGALLLTRTKFGAATTAIGGNEHAARLMGLPVARTKALVYVLSATLASAAGALGSARLGSGVTTVGVGYELTAIASVAIGGTLLTGGSGSVGGTVAGVLLLSVIHNLIDRSASQYGSAVTDTVNGAFLAVVVLAQALLDRGRRDE, encoded by the coding sequence ATGAGCCCCACGACCGCTTCCGCCCGGACGGAGCCGGCGGCCCGCCGCCGGCCGACCGCGGAGACCCCCGCCGAACGGCTGGCCGGCCGGATTCGCCGACAGGGCGCGCTGACCGTGCTGGTCCTGGTGGTGCTGGGCGCGGCGGTGTTCTCGCCCGGCTTCGCGAGCACCGACAACCTGGGCGCGATCCTCGGCAACAACGCCTTCGGCTGGCTGCTGGCGCTCGGCCTGACCTTCGTGATCCTCACCGGCGGCATCGACCTGTCGGTGGGGTCGATGTACGCGCTCGGCGGGGTGCTGGCCGCCTGGGCGGCCCAGCACCACGGCACCTGGGCGGCGGTGCTGCTGCCGCTGGCGGTGGGCGCGGCCTGGGGCTGCGTGCACGGCCTGCTGGTGGCCCGGGCGGGCATGGCCCCGTTCATCGTGACGCTGGCGGGCCTGCTCGGGGCGCGCGGGCTGCTGCAACTGATCACCTCCGAGGGCACCAGCACGTACCTGGTGCCGCGCGGTTCGGCGTTCCGGGCGCTGGGCGAGGGCACCTGGACGCCGGTGCTGATCTCCGCCGTCCTGTTCGGCCTGGGCGCGCTGCTGCTGACCAGGACGAAGTTCGGGGCGGCGACCACCGCGATCGGCGGCAACGAGCACGCGGCCCGGCTGATGGGCCTGCCGGTCGCCCGCACCAAGGCCCTGGTGTACGTGCTGTCGGCGACCCTGGCCAGCGCGGCCGGGGCGCTGGGCAGCGCCCGGCTCGGCTCGGGCGTCACCACCGTGGGCGTGGGCTACGAGCTGACCGCGATCGCCTCGGTGGCGATCGGCGGGACGCTGCTGACCGGCGGCAGCGGCTCGGTCGGCGGCACCGTGGCGGGCGTGCTGCTGCTGTCGGTGATCCACAACCTGATCGACCGCTCGGCCTCGCAGTACGGCTCGGCCGTCACCGACACCGTCAACGGCGCCTTCCTGGCCGTGGTGGTGCTGGCCCAGGCGCTGCTCGACCGCGGGCGCCGCGACGAATGA